The Mycolicibacterium doricum genome includes a region encoding these proteins:
- the mce gene encoding methylmalonyl-CoA epimerase encodes MTAEQIDARPVRAATLVTAIDHVGIAVPDLDDAIRWYHDHLGMIVVHEEVNEEQGIREAMLSVRGAAVGSTQVQLMSPIDDSSTIAKFLDKRGPGLQQFAYRVSDLDELSERLREQGVRLVYDEPRRGTANSRINFIHPKDGGGVLIELVEPAAEH; translated from the coding sequence TTGACGCCCGTCCAGTACGGGCCGCCACCCTGGTGACCGCGATCGATCACGTCGGGATCGCGGTGCCCGATCTGGACGATGCGATCAGGTGGTACCACGACCACCTCGGCATGATCGTGGTGCACGAAGAGGTCAACGAGGAGCAGGGCATCCGCGAGGCGATGCTGTCGGTGCGGGGTGCCGCGGTCGGCAGCACCCAGGTCCAGTTGATGTCGCCGATCGACGACTCCTCGACGATCGCCAAGTTCCTCGACAAGCGCGGCCCCGGCCTGCAGCAGTTCGCGTACCGCGTCAGCGACCTCGACGAACTCAGCGAGCGTCTGCGCGAGCAGGGTGTGCGGCTCGTCTACGACGAGCCCCGCCGCGGCACCGCGAACTCCCGGATCAACTTCATCCACCCCAAGGACGGCGGCGGCGTGCTCATCGAGCTCGTCGAGCCCGCGGCCGAGCACTGA
- the nucS gene encoding endonuclease NucS codes for MRLVIAQCTVDYIGRLTAHLPSARRLLLFKADGSVSVHADDRAYKPLNWMSPPCWLKEETGDAHPVWVVQNKAGEQLRITVEQVEHDSSHQLGVDPGLVKDGVEAHLQKLLAEHVELLGAGYTLVRREYMTAIGPVDLLCRDGAGLSVAVEIKRRGDIDGVEQLTRYLELLNRDSVLAPVSGVFAAQQIKPQARTLATDRGIRCLILDYDQMRGMGSDDYRLF; via the coding sequence GTGCGTCTCGTCATCGCCCAGTGCACGGTCGACTACATCGGTCGGCTGACCGCCCATCTGCCCTCTGCACGCCGACTGCTGCTGTTCAAGGCCGACGGCTCGGTCAGCGTGCACGCCGACGACCGCGCCTACAAGCCGCTGAACTGGATGAGCCCGCCGTGCTGGCTCAAGGAGGAGACCGGCGACGCGCACCCGGTGTGGGTGGTCCAGAACAAGGCCGGTGAACAGCTGCGTATCACCGTCGAGCAGGTCGAGCACGACTCCAGCCACCAGCTCGGCGTGGACCCCGGCCTGGTCAAGGACGGTGTCGAGGCTCATCTGCAGAAGCTGTTGGCCGAGCATGTCGAACTGCTCGGCGCCGGGTACACGCTGGTGCGCCGCGAGTACATGACCGCGATCGGGCCGGTGGACCTGCTGTGCCGTGACGGGGCCGGGCTCTCGGTGGCCGTGGAGATCAAGCGACGCGGCGACATTGACGGGGTCGAACAGCTCACCCGTTATCTGGAACTGCTCAACCGGGACAGCGTGCTTGCGCCGGTGTCGGGTGTGTTCGCCGCACAACAGATCAAGCCGCAGGCGCGCACGCTGGCGACCGACCGTGGGATTCGTTGCCTGATACTCGATTACGACCAGATGCGGGGTATGGGCAGCGACGACTACCGGCTGTTCTGA
- a CDS encoding adenylate/guanylate cyclase domain-containing protein — protein sequence MDATTTAKKSVPQRLGLLLEKVTRQSGRLPDTPDYGSWLLGKPEEDQRRRRVRIQAILTFFVLLTNILGIGVSLLLNAVAIPVPSVFSDAPAWLTWGVVPAYMVVALLFGTAWITSHTVRSLRWAIEERTPTRTDQYNVFRAPWQVAKMLLLFWGLGTALLTLLYGLQNPAFVPRFLFGVGFPGIVVATACYLITEFSLRPIAAQALEAGRPPRRFAHGVMGRTMTVWLLSSGVPVLGILLLALFSLSMQNLSATQLGVAVMIIAMVALLFGLILMWLLSWLIATPVRVVRAALKNVERGDLDCQLVVFDGTELGELQRGFNKMVEGLRERERVRDLFGRHVGREVALAAEKEQIELGGEERHAAVVFVDIIGSTQMVTSRPATEIVELLNRFFAVIVDEVDRHHGLVNKFEGDAVLAVFGAPVALDNAEDEALSAARAIARRLADEVPECQAGIGVAAGTVVAGNVGAKERFEYTVIGEPVNEASRLCELAKSAPNRLLAASDAVEAATDSERSHWTLGGTVTLRGHGQPTRLALPA from the coding sequence ATGGACGCGACGACAACCGCCAAGAAGAGCGTTCCACAACGACTCGGCCTGCTCCTGGAGAAGGTGACCCGGCAGAGCGGGCGGCTGCCGGACACTCCTGACTACGGCTCCTGGCTGTTGGGCAAGCCCGAAGAAGATCAGCGTCGCCGACGCGTTCGGATCCAGGCGATCCTCACCTTCTTCGTCCTGCTCACCAACATCTTGGGCATCGGGGTGTCGCTGCTCCTCAACGCCGTGGCCATACCGGTGCCGAGCGTCTTCTCCGACGCGCCGGCATGGTTGACCTGGGGCGTGGTGCCCGCCTACATGGTGGTCGCGTTGCTCTTCGGCACGGCCTGGATCACCTCACATACGGTCCGCTCGTTGCGATGGGCCATCGAAGAGCGCACTCCCACCCGCACCGACCAGTACAACGTGTTCCGGGCGCCGTGGCAGGTGGCGAAGATGCTGCTTCTGTTCTGGGGCTTGGGTACCGCGCTGCTGACGTTGCTGTACGGCCTGCAGAATCCGGCCTTCGTCCCCCGGTTCTTGTTCGGGGTCGGATTCCCCGGCATCGTGGTGGCCACCGCCTGCTATCTCATCACCGAATTCTCGCTGCGGCCGATCGCCGCCCAGGCGCTCGAAGCCGGCCGCCCGCCACGCCGGTTCGCACACGGCGTCATGGGCCGCACCATGACGGTCTGGCTGCTCAGCTCCGGCGTCCCCGTGCTCGGCATCCTCCTTCTCGCGTTGTTCTCGCTCTCGATGCAGAATCTGAGCGCAACACAGTTGGGTGTCGCCGTGATGATCATCGCCATGGTGGCACTGCTCTTCGGGCTGATCCTGATGTGGCTGCTGTCCTGGCTGATCGCGACACCGGTGCGGGTGGTGCGCGCGGCACTGAAGAACGTCGAACGTGGCGACCTCGACTGTCAGTTGGTCGTTTTCGACGGCACCGAGCTCGGTGAGCTGCAGCGGGGATTCAATAAGATGGTCGAGGGATTGCGCGAACGGGAACGGGTGCGTGACCTTTTCGGCCGCCACGTCGGCCGTGAGGTCGCTCTGGCGGCCGAGAAGGAGCAGATTGAGCTCGGCGGCGAAGAGCGCCACGCCGCAGTGGTTTTCGTCGACATCATCGGCTCGACTCAGATGGTCACCAGTCGCCCCGCGACGGAGATCGTCGAACTGCTCAATCGGTTCTTCGCCGTGATCGTCGACGAGGTGGATCGCCACCACGGCCTGGTCAACAAGTTCGAAGGCGATGCGGTGCTGGCCGTGTTCGGCGCCCCGGTCGCGCTCGACAACGCCGAGGACGAGGCGTTGTCGGCGGCCCGGGCCATCGCCAGGCGCCTGGCCGACGAGGTCCCCGAATGTCAGGCAGGCATCGGTGTGGCGGCCGGCACGGTGGTCGCGGGCAACGTCGGCGCGAAAGAGCGCTTCGAGTACACCGTCATCGGGGAACCGGTCAACGAGGCGTCCCGGCTGTGCGAACTCGCGAAATCGGCGCCCAACAGACTCCTCGCCGCCTCCGACGCCGTCGAGGCCGCTACCGACTCCGAGCGCTCGCACTGGACGCTGGGCGGCACGGTGACTTTGCGCGGCCACGGCCAGCCGACCCGGCTGGCCCTGCCGGCCTGA
- a CDS encoding fatty acyl-AMP ligase, producing the protein MSGGTGQAVSEGLLKIEDCLDDEGNIVLPPGVTLISLIDRNVAAVGDAVAYRYLDHTGVDHTGADDVRVTELTWTDLGVRLRAIGARLQQLTSRGDRVAILAPQGLDYISGFFAAIKAGAIAVPLFAPELQGHAERLYTVLDDARPTVVLTITAAAGAVEDFLGDLVDRPRPHVVLIDEIPDAAGDAFEEATIDVDDVSHLQYTSGATRPPVGVEITHRAVGTNLLQMILSIDLLDRNTHGVSWLPLFHDMGLSMIGFPAVYGGHSTLMSPTAFLRRPQRWIRALADGSRHGRVVTAAPNFAYEWTAQRGLPEAGEDIDLGNVVLIIGSEPVSWEAIDAFSAAFAPYGLPSTAFEPSYGIAEATLFVATIAPDAEPSAVYFDRGQLAVGRAVPVTADAPSAVAQVSCGQIARSQWAVIVDAESGEELPDGHIGEIWLHGENIGRGYWGRPDETRETFRAALIPIVGGHADGVPENGRWLRTGDLGTYLDGELYVTGRLADLVVIDGRQHYPQDIETTTAEATSLVRRGHATAFTVPDEQLVIIAERASGTRRADPARGVDAIRAAVLQRHGIDVADVRFVPAGAIPRTTSGKLARRACRAEYLDGTLRGA; encoded by the coding sequence ATGAGCGGCGGCACGGGGCAGGCGGTTTCGGAGGGTCTCCTGAAGATCGAGGACTGCCTGGACGACGAGGGCAACATCGTCCTGCCGCCCGGTGTCACGCTCATCTCCCTCATCGACCGCAACGTCGCCGCCGTCGGTGACGCCGTGGCGTACCGCTACCTCGACCACACCGGCGTCGACCACACCGGCGCCGACGACGTGCGCGTCACCGAACTCACCTGGACCGACCTGGGTGTGCGGTTACGGGCGATCGGTGCGCGGCTACAGCAGCTCACCTCCCGCGGCGACCGGGTGGCGATCCTCGCCCCGCAAGGCCTCGACTACATCAGCGGCTTCTTCGCCGCCATCAAAGCCGGTGCCATCGCGGTGCCGCTGTTCGCCCCCGAACTGCAGGGCCACGCCGAACGGCTGTACACCGTGCTCGACGACGCCCGACCGACCGTCGTGCTCACGATTACCGCTGCGGCCGGCGCTGTCGAGGACTTCCTCGGCGATCTGGTCGACCGCCCACGGCCGCACGTCGTGCTGATCGACGAGATTCCCGATGCCGCCGGGGATGCCTTCGAGGAAGCCACGATCGACGTCGACGACGTCTCGCACCTGCAGTACACCTCCGGTGCGACCAGGCCCCCGGTCGGCGTCGAGATCACCCACCGGGCGGTCGGCACGAACCTGCTCCAGATGATCCTGTCGATCGACCTACTCGACCGGAATACCCACGGTGTCAGCTGGTTGCCGCTGTTCCACGACATGGGACTGTCGATGATCGGGTTCCCGGCCGTCTACGGCGGCCACTCGACGCTGATGTCGCCGACGGCCTTCCTGCGACGTCCTCAGCGATGGATCCGCGCGCTGGCCGACGGATCCCGGCACGGCCGCGTCGTCACTGCCGCGCCCAACTTCGCCTACGAATGGACCGCCCAGCGCGGGCTGCCCGAGGCCGGTGAGGACATCGATCTGGGCAACGTCGTCCTGATCATCGGCTCGGAACCGGTCAGCTGGGAAGCCATCGACGCCTTCTCCGCTGCATTCGCCCCGTACGGACTGCCGTCGACGGCCTTCGAACCGTCCTACGGGATCGCCGAGGCGACGCTGTTCGTCGCCACGATCGCCCCGGACGCGGAACCGTCGGCGGTGTACTTCGATCGCGGGCAGCTTGCCGTCGGGCGGGCGGTCCCCGTCACCGCCGACGCGCCGAGCGCGGTGGCGCAGGTGTCGTGCGGTCAGATCGCACGCAGCCAGTGGGCGGTGATCGTCGACGCCGAGTCGGGTGAGGAGCTACCCGACGGGCACATCGGTGAGATCTGGCTGCACGGCGAGAACATCGGCCGCGGGTACTGGGGCCGCCCCGACGAGACACGCGAAACCTTCCGTGCCGCACTGATACCCATAGTCGGTGGTCACGCCGACGGTGTACCGGAAAACGGTCGCTGGCTTCGCACCGGCGACCTCGGCACCTATCTCGACGGCGAGCTCTACGTCACCGGCCGCCTCGCGGATCTGGTGGTGATCGACGGGCGACAGCACTACCCGCAGGACATCGAGACCACCACGGCAGAGGCCACGTCGTTGGTCCGCCGCGGCCACGCCACGGCGTTCACCGTGCCCGACGAGCAGTTGGTGATCATCGCCGAGCGAGCCTCCGGAACGCGACGCGCCGACCCGGCGCGGGGAGTGGACGCGATCCGCGCCGCCGTGCTGCAGCGCCATGGCATCGACGTCGCCGACGTGCGTTTCGTCCCGGCCGGCGCGATCCCGCGCACCACGAGCGGCAAGCTCGCCCGACGGGCATGCCGCGCCGAATACCTCGACGGAACGTTGCGCGGCGCCTGA